In Nitrospirota bacterium, a single genomic region encodes these proteins:
- the pstC gene encoding phosphate ABC transporter permease subunit PstC — protein sequence MAISPRKNVFDLFFYSLTAVASATVIIFIIGILVVLFKESSLAIGKFGVIEFLTSTAWNPVKGIFGAATTIYGTFVTTALALLFAIPTAIGIAVFVTEIAPNFLKGPIGIAIELLAAIPSIIYGMWGLFTLAPIMSKYVEPALQSTVGKLPVVGMLFKGTPMGIDLLTASIILAIMIIPFTASISRDAFNLTPSVVKESAYAIGATKWEVVKNVVLPYSKLGVFGGVALSLGRALGETMAVAFVLGNNHRIATSLFDAASTITVSLANEFTEADSDLYLSSLYYLALVLFVMSFIILAIAKFFLLKAERKYSR from the coding sequence TTGGCCATTTCCCCCAGGAAAAATGTTTTCGATCTGTTTTTTTACTCCCTCACCGCTGTTGCGTCCGCAACCGTCATCATTTTCATCATTGGAATTCTGGTCGTGCTCTTTAAAGAGTCTTCGCTCGCGATCGGGAAGTTCGGTGTGATCGAATTTCTGACTTCGACCGCATGGAACCCCGTAAAGGGGATCTTCGGGGCCGCGACCACCATTTACGGGACCTTCGTCACAACCGCCCTCGCGCTACTCTTCGCCATTCCTACGGCAATCGGCATTGCTGTGTTCGTGACCGAGATCGCGCCGAATTTTCTAAAAGGTCCCATCGGGATCGCCATAGAACTACTGGCCGCGATCCCGAGCATCATCTACGGTATGTGGGGCTTGTTCACGCTCGCGCCTATAATGTCGAAGTACGTTGAACCGGCGCTCCAAAGCACGGTAGGAAAACTGCCCGTTGTCGGCATGCTGTTTAAAGGTACACCCATGGGCATCGACCTCCTGACAGCGAGCATTATCCTGGCCATCATGATTATTCCCTTCACCGCCAGCATATCCCGCGATGCGTTCAATCTCACACCTTCGGTGGTCAAGGAGTCCGCCTATGCCATCGGGGCAACAAAATGGGAAGTGGTCAAGAACGTGGTTCTCCCCTACTCCAAGCTCGGCGTGTTCGGAGGAGTGGCCCTGTCCCTCGGCCGGGCTTTGGGCGAAACCATGGCCGTTGCCTTTGTGCTCGGGAACAATCACAGGATCGCCACATCGCTCTTTGACGCGGCATCGACCATCACGGTGAGCCTCGCGAATGAATTCACGGAAGCCGACAGCGACCTCTACCTCTCGTCGCTCTACTACCTTGCGCTCGTGCTGTTCGTGATGAGCTTTATCATCCTGGCAATCGCGAAGTTCTTCCTGCTGAAGGCTGAGAGGAAGTATTCACGATGA
- the pstA gene encoding phosphate ABC transporter permease PstA, giving the protein MTTEQKRKIEGVIALSLSGLAAAIGLFWLVYILTDVLIHGIGSLTIGLFFNDPAPAGEEGGGLRNAFVGQLMITAFSVLIGVPVGVLGGTFLAEYARGKKIARIISILSDIMVSVPSIVVGAFVYAIMVRPLHHFSGWAGAFALSIIMIPVVLRTTEDMLSLVPWTIREAAFALGAPYYKVIIQVVYRAAATGIFTGILLSIARIAGETAPLLFTSFNNNFHSTNMNGPMASLTVTIFQYAMGPYKSWHSQAWGAAFVITLFILALTIAGRLIISWRYKR; this is encoded by the coding sequence ATGACCACAGAACAAAAACGTAAAATAGAAGGGGTAATCGCCCTTTCGTTGAGCGGACTCGCGGCTGCCATCGGTCTCTTCTGGCTCGTGTATATCCTGACCGATGTCCTTATCCACGGCATCGGCTCCCTTACGATCGGTCTTTTCTTCAATGACCCCGCACCCGCGGGCGAAGAAGGGGGCGGGCTCAGGAATGCGTTTGTCGGACAATTGATGATAACAGCGTTCTCGGTCCTGATCGGAGTGCCGGTCGGGGTCCTGGGAGGGACATTTCTTGCCGAGTACGCGCGGGGCAAAAAGATCGCACGGATCATCAGCATTCTTTCGGATATCATGGTGAGTGTTCCTTCCATCGTCGTCGGCGCTTTTGTGTATGCGATCATGGTCCGGCCGCTCCATCACTTCAGCGGATGGGCCGGCGCTTTCGCGCTCTCGATCATTATGATCCCCGTGGTTCTCCGTACGACCGAGGACATGCTGTCCCTTGTCCCCTGGACCATCCGGGAAGCGGCCTTTGCCCTCGGGGCACCCTATTACAAGGTGATCATTCAGGTCGTCTATCGAGCGGCAGCCACAGGCATTTTCACGGGGATACTTCTGTCGATCGCCCGCATTGCCGGAGAAACAGCCCCCCTGCTGTTCACCTCCTTTAACAACAACTTCCATTCAACAAATATGAACGGCCCCATGGCGTCGCTGACGGTGACGATTTTCCAGTATGCCATGGGACCCTATAAAAGCTGGCATTCTCAGGCATGGGGCGCGGCGTTCGTGATTACGCTGTTCATTCTCGCTCTCACGATCGCAGGCAGATTAATCATCAGCTGGAGGTATAAACGTTGA
- the pstB gene encoding phosphate ABC transporter ATP-binding protein PstB, with the protein MTAQIEFEVKDLDFFYNGIVQALNGISLPIHKNQVTALIGPSGCGKTTLLRCFNRMHDLYPKHRYEGEIVFQGKNILADNIDLINLRSRIGMVFQKPTPFPMSIAENIAYGLRLKGIKNKSELTGRIEEALKNAALWGEVRDKLNASAYDLSGGQQQRLVIARALAVEPEVLLFDEPTSALDPISTAKIEELVASLKKNITIIIVTHNMQQAARVSDMTGFLYLGELIEFGATEKIFTNPDKKQTDDYITGRFG; encoded by the coding sequence TTGACGGCACAGATCGAGTTCGAGGTCAAGGACCTGGATTTTTTTTACAACGGGATCGTGCAGGCCCTGAATGGAATATCGCTGCCAATCCATAAGAATCAGGTCACCGCTTTGATCGGCCCGTCGGGATGCGGCAAAACAACGCTGCTCCGATGTTTCAACCGCATGCACGACCTCTACCCGAAACACCGGTATGAAGGGGAGATCGTTTTTCAGGGGAAGAACATCCTGGCGGACAACATCGATCTGATCAATCTCAGAAGCAGGATCGGCATGGTGTTCCAAAAACCCACCCCGTTTCCCATGTCCATCGCCGAAAATATCGCCTACGGGCTGCGGCTGAAGGGGATCAAGAACAAGTCCGAGCTCACCGGCCGCATCGAGGAGGCACTCAAGAACGCCGCCCTCTGGGGCGAGGTACGGGATAAATTGAACGCCAGCGCCTATGATCTTTCAGGCGGCCAACAGCAGCGGCTGGTGATCGCGCGCGCGCTGGCCGTTGAACCCGAGGTGCTCCTCTTCGACGAGCCGACCTCGGCCCTTGACCCCATCTCGACGGCAAAGATCGAAGAGCTTGTCGCAAGCCTGAAGAAGAACATTACCATTATCATCGTCACCCACAACATGCAGCAGGCGGCCCGGGTGTCGGACATGACGGGGTTCCTCTACCTGGGCGAGCTCATAGAATTCGGCGCCACGGAAAAGATCTTCACGAATCCCGACAAGAAACAGACCGATGATTACATTACGGGAAGGTTTGGGTAA
- the phoU gene encoding phosphate signaling complex protein PhoU: protein MSSQKEQELEKLKERILAMGGLVEDSIRKSVKALVERDPALAIKVMEGDAIVNNFDVEIEEECIKFIALWQPTGSNLRFVTTAIKIITDLERMGDLAVDICERAVELLEEPPLKPYIDIPRMAEASQKMLKDSLDAFVAGDADLAMTVCAADDFVDNLNVQIFNELLVYMLKDPKNISRAVRLSYITKYLERVGDHATNIAEMVVYMVKGKVIRHMACEAQKKHEG from the coding sequence ATGTCCAGTCAGAAAGAACAGGAACTCGAAAAACTCAAGGAACGGATACTCGCAATGGGAGGGTTAGTCGAGGACTCAATCCGAAAATCCGTCAAGGCCCTCGTTGAGCGGGATCCGGCCCTTGCGATCAAGGTGATGGAAGGAGACGCCATTGTCAACAACTTCGATGTTGAGATCGAGGAGGAGTGCATCAAATTCATCGCCCTCTGGCAGCCCACAGGCAGCAACCTCCGGTTCGTGACCACAGCCATCAAGATCATAACCGACCTTGAGCGCATGGGCGACCTTGCCGTGGACATATGCGAACGCGCCGTGGAACTGCTCGAAGAGCCGCCGCTCAAACCCTACATCGACATCCCGCGCATGGCCGAGGCATCACAGAAAATGCTCAAGGACAGCCTCGATGCCTTTGTGGCCGGGGATGCGGACCTTGCCATGACCGTTTGCGCTGCCGACGATTTCGTTGATAATTTGAACGTGCAGATATTCAACGAGTTGCTCGTGTATATGCTCAAGGACCCGAAAAACATATCCCGGGCCGTGCGTCTGTCCTATATTACCAAGTACCTGGAGCGCGTCGGTGACCACGCCACCAACATTGCCGAGATGGTCGTGTACATGGTCAAGGGAAAGGTCATCCGTCATATGGCGTGTGAGGCGCAAAAGAAGCATGAGGGCTGA
- a CDS encoding glycosyltransferase family 39 protein — MTSVSKQTGRLEMRDLIILTVLICLLFTFMLGNRPLSVPDEGRYVEIPREMVASGNYLTPRLNSVKYFEKPVFFYWLEAFSIKLFGLNEFTLRLWPALFALFGCLAVAVAGARLFGRRTGLLSAAVLATSLLYYGLSRAIILDMPVSILLTLGLLSFLMGIHEAPGLKRRLYLWGFYAFAALAVLTKGLIGIIIPGMVTGAWILLLGEWRMLKTLYIPSGLALFLLIAAPWHIMVGMANPEFYQFYFIHEHFQRFLTKVHGRYQPFWYFMPIVLLGLFPWSAFLVQAIKHSVPSTWRERHEHRDALFLMLWAGLVFLFFSASGSKLAPYILPVFPPLALLIGRYLAAAWDSRNFPGLRAGYAIVLIASLLLAAAFLGLPYYWPIPAEAQMLGVYRYTIAFTLAIGGAAAWVLMRYRGLGWAFIALAMTSALFLTQVNAAAPRVDTKSVKQLAVELKARLKSGNEVASYREYYQDLPVYLEQRITVVDWGGELNFGNSVEDTKAWMTDGDTFWKRWQGPATMYLLTPIEDYEALKQSSPDLPLFPIARNNRNIVLSNREVKP, encoded by the coding sequence ATGACATCAGTCTCCAAACAAACAGGCCGCCTTGAGATGCGCGACCTCATTATCCTGACTGTCCTGATCTGCCTTCTTTTTACGTTTATGCTCGGAAACCGTCCCCTGTCAGTGCCGGATGAAGGCAGGTATGTCGAGATCCCCCGGGAGATGGTGGCCTCGGGAAACTACCTTACCCCCCGCCTGAACAGCGTAAAATACTTTGAAAAACCCGTTTTTTTCTACTGGCTCGAGGCCTTTTCGATCAAACTCTTTGGGCTGAATGAATTTACGCTCCGGCTCTGGCCGGCATTGTTCGCGCTCTTTGGATGCCTTGCCGTTGCCGTTGCCGGCGCGCGCCTGTTCGGACGCAGGACCGGTCTGCTGAGTGCGGCGGTCCTTGCCACGAGCCTCCTGTACTACGGACTGAGCCGTGCGATCATCCTCGACATGCCGGTTTCTATTTTGCTCACCCTGGGGCTTCTGTCTTTTCTGATGGGCATACACGAGGCCCCGGGACTAAAGCGCCGGCTTTATTTGTGGGGTTTTTATGCCTTCGCCGCGCTGGCGGTCCTGACCAAAGGCCTGATCGGCATCATCATCCCGGGCATGGTGACCGGCGCCTGGATCCTCCTCCTGGGTGAATGGCGAATGCTCAAAACGCTGTATATTCCTTCGGGCCTTGCCCTGTTCCTGCTCATTGCCGCGCCGTGGCATATCATGGTGGGTATGGCCAACCCCGAGTTTTATCAATTCTATTTCATCCATGAACACTTCCAGCGCTTCTTGACCAAAGTACATGGCCGTTATCAGCCGTTCTGGTATTTCATGCCCATCGTACTGCTGGGGCTGTTTCCCTGGAGCGCCTTCCTCGTGCAGGCGATCAAGCACAGCGTCCCGTCGACCTGGCGGGAACGCCATGAGCACCGGGATGCGCTCTTTCTCATGCTCTGGGCAGGGCTGGTGTTTCTCTTTTTCTCGGCATCAGGCTCGAAGCTGGCGCCTTATATCCTGCCGGTCTTTCCGCCCCTGGCGCTTTTGATCGGACGTTATCTCGCAGCAGCCTGGGACAGCCGCAATTTTCCCGGCCTCCGGGCAGGATACGCGATTGTCCTGATCGCATCGCTGCTGCTTGCCGCGGCCTTCCTTGGTCTGCCGTACTACTGGCCCATACCCGCCGAGGCGCAGATGCTCGGTGTATACCGATATACCATCGCCTTCACGCTGGCCATCGGCGGCGCGGCAGCGTGGGTACTGATGAGGTATCGCGGTCTCGGGTGGGCCTTTATCGCACTGGCCATGACCTCGGCGCTTTTTCTCACTCAAGTGAACGCAGCCGCGCCCCGCGTCGATACCAAGTCGGTCAAACAGCTTGCGGTCGAGCTCAAGGCCCGTCTCAAATCCGGCAACGAAGTGGCCAGCTACCGGGAATACTATCAGGACCTCCCGGTGTACCTTGAGCAGCGAATCACGGTGGTTGACTGGGGCGGCGAGCTCAATTTCGGCAACAGCGTGGAAGATACCAAAGCGTGGATGACCGATGGCGACACGTTCTGGAAACGCTGGCAGGGACCGGCGACGATGTATTTGCTTACCCCGATCGAGGACTACGAAGCCCTGAAGCAATCATCGCCGGATCTTCCGTTGTTCCCGATCGCCCGGAACAACAGGAATATCGTGTTGTCCAATAGAGAGGTCAAGCCATGA
- a CDS encoding SMR family transporter: MSYFPLIMLGVLLNAAAQLFLKEGMRRIGHFEFVWANIVPITMQVAGNIFVLGGLLCYVISVAVWLLVLSRVEVSFAYPLLSVGYIVNAVAGYYLFQENLSMTRITGILIICVGVYFVTKS, from the coding sequence ATGAGCTATTTCCCCCTGATCATGCTGGGCGTGCTGCTGAACGCCGCTGCGCAGTTATTCCTCAAGGAGGGAATGCGCCGGATCGGCCACTTCGAGTTCGTCTGGGCCAACATCGTGCCCATCACCATGCAGGTGGCGGGAAATATCTTCGTCCTGGGCGGCCTGCTCTGCTACGTCATCAGCGTCGCGGTCTGGCTCCTGGTCCTGTCGCGGGTCGAGGTGAGCTTCGCCTATCCCCTGCTCTCCGTGGGATATATCGTGAACGCCGTGGCGGGGTACTACCTGTTTCAGGAAAATCTTTCGATGACCCGCATCACGGGGATACTGATCATTTGTGTGGGCGTGTATTTTGTGACGAAGAGCTGA
- a CDS encoding DegT/DnrJ/EryC1/StrS aminotransferase family protein, which yields MSNNPNEDFLPFSRPSISEAAIDEVVTCLKSGWITTGPRVKQFEEDLKAYLGAPHVLALTSATAGLHLVLVALRMKPGDEVITTPMTFAATLNTIVLAGGRPVLVDVEPGTYNIDVTKIEKAITKRTRAIMPVHFAGLPVDLDPLYDIAKKHNLRVIEDAAHAIGTEYKGGRIGSFGDVQVFSFHPNKNMTTGEGGCIATRDEKLASDVALLRFHGMDREAWNRFGKKGTQHYEIITPGYKYNMMDIQAALGLHQLKQLDGFIKRRTAIALRYQQVLADWPEWTLTRAPSYQHLHAWHLYAPLINPDAAKMDRDAFMQGMKERNIGTGLHYRAVHLYPYYREHFGFKRGDFPNAESISDRIVSLPLFPAMTDADQDRVIAAMTDLFKRKRS from the coding sequence ATGTCCAACAATCCAAACGAAGACTTCCTTCCCTTCTCACGGCCGTCCATCAGCGAGGCTGCCATTGACGAGGTCGTGACCTGCCTGAAATCCGGCTGGATCACCACCGGTCCGCGGGTCAAGCAGTTCGAAGAGGATCTGAAAGCTTACCTCGGCGCTCCGCATGTGCTTGCCCTCACCTCTGCCACGGCAGGCCTGCACCTCGTGCTCGTCGCGCTTCGTATGAAACCCGGCGACGAGGTAATCACCACTCCCATGACCTTCGCGGCTACTTTGAATACCATCGTGCTCGCCGGCGGCAGACCCGTGCTCGTGGACGTCGAGCCCGGCACCTACAACATCGACGTGACGAAGATCGAGAAGGCCATCACAAAACGAACCCGCGCCATTATGCCGGTGCATTTTGCGGGGCTGCCTGTTGACCTTGACCCGCTGTACGACATTGCGAAAAAACACAACCTGCGGGTGATCGAGGACGCGGCGCACGCCATCGGCACGGAGTATAAGGGTGGGCGCATCGGCAGCTTCGGCGACGTCCAGGTCTTCAGCTTTCATCCCAACAAGAATATGACCACCGGAGAAGGCGGATGCATTGCAACGCGGGATGAGAAGCTTGCCTCGGACGTTGCGCTGCTTCGATTCCACGGCATGGACCGCGAGGCTTGGAACCGCTTCGGCAAAAAAGGCACCCAGCACTACGAGATCATAACACCGGGATACAAGTACAACATGATGGATATCCAGGCCGCGCTCGGACTGCACCAGCTCAAACAGCTCGATGGTTTTATCAAGCGCCGCACCGCGATCGCCCTGCGCTATCAGCAGGTCCTTGCGGACTGGCCTGAGTGGACGCTCACCAGGGCGCCCTCGTATCAGCATCTTCATGCATGGCACCTTTACGCGCCGCTCATCAACCCCGATGCGGCGAAGATGGACCGCGACGCCTTCATGCAGGGCATGAAAGAACGCAATATCGGCACCGGTCTGCACTACCGGGCGGTGCACCTCTATCCTTACTATCGTGAGCACTTTGGCTTCAAGCGCGGAGATTTCCCGAATGCAGAATCCATTTCAGACCGCATCGTGAGTTTGCCGCTCTTCCCTGCCATGACCGATGCGGACCAGGACCGGGTGATCGCTGCGATGACCGACCTGTTCAAGAGGAAACGATCATGA
- a CDS encoding glycosyltransferase, with protein sequence MSKPYVSIVIPVYNEEANLEALFSRLMAVMDRIGKPFEVLFTNDGSRDRSGAILKEFHERRPNEVRVIEFNGNFGQHMAIMAAFERVRGDVIVTLDADLQNPPEEIPKLLSAIEEGHDAVGGYRRDRQDSVFRKFASKIINAIRAKVTNIRMRDQGCMLRAYRKNIIESIVASGETSTFIPALAYSFAASPAEVEVEHAARSAGESKYRLYDLIRLNFDLMTGFSVVPLQVFTLFGMVVSAFSLLFVVFLFIRRIIVGPEAEGLFTLFAILYFLVGIGIMGLGIIGEYIGRIYKEVRRRPRFVIRKVYEIK encoded by the coding sequence ATGAGCAAACCCTACGTAAGCATCGTGATACCGGTTTATAACGAGGAGGCGAATCTCGAAGCCCTCTTCTCGCGTCTTATGGCGGTGATGGACAGGATCGGGAAGCCCTTTGAGGTGTTGTTCACGAACGACGGCAGCCGTGACCGCTCCGGCGCGATACTGAAGGAATTCCACGAACGCCGTCCCAACGAGGTGCGCGTCATCGAATTCAACGGCAATTTCGGCCAGCATATGGCCATCATGGCGGCCTTCGAGCGCGTACGCGGCGACGTTATCGTGACCCTGGACGCGGACCTCCAGAACCCGCCCGAAGAGATCCCCAAACTGCTCTCCGCGATCGAGGAAGGACACGATGCGGTAGGTGGCTATCGCAGGGACCGGCAGGACTCCGTCTTCAGGAAGTTTGCCTCAAAGATAATCAACGCTATCCGCGCAAAGGTAACGAACATCCGCATGCGCGATCAGGGGTGCATGCTGCGCGCCTACCGTAAGAACATCATCGAGAGCATCGTTGCAAGCGGCGAGACCTCGACCTTCATCCCCGCCCTCGCGTACAGCTTTGCTGCCAGCCCCGCCGAGGTGGAAGTCGAACACGCGGCGCGCTCCGCCGGAGAATCAAAGTACCGCCTCTATGATCTGATCCGTTTGAACTTCGATCTCATGACCGGGTTCTCCGTCGTACCGCTCCAGGTATTCACCCTTTTCGGCATGGTCGTCTCCGCCTTCAGTCTCCTGTTCGTGGTTTTCCTTTTTATCCGGCGCATTATCGTCGGCCCCGAGGCCGAGGGGTTGTTCACCCTCTTCGCGATCCTCTACTTCCTCGTGGGAATCGGTATTATGGGTCTCGGTATCATCGGCGAATACATCGGCCGTATCTATAAGGAAGTGAGGCGCAGACCGCGGTTCGTGATCCGCAAGGTCTACGAAATAAAATGA
- a CDS encoding formyltransferase encodes MMSKPAILVFAYHDVGYECLDALIQNDEYILAVITHKDDPEEEIWFRSVAALARKYDIPVHSPESVYTSDWIERIRSWTPDLILSFYYRNMIHEDILSIPRLGAFNMHGSLLPKYRGRAPINWAILNGERSTGVTLHHMVKQADAGDIVDQEAVPIGPEDTARDVFGKCVKAARLVIERQIGPLTSGTAQRRTQDESQATKFVGRKPEDGRIDWTRSADEIYNLVRAVTQPYPGAFTMVNGKKLLIWWATPRKDAGEKPGTITSSDPLVIATGSGSLEVVNYEWENEDEGELNVRQVLGT; translated from the coding sequence ATGATGAGTAAACCCGCCATTCTTGTTTTTGCATACCATGACGTCGGCTATGAATGCCTCGATGCCCTGATCCAGAACGACGAGTACATTCTCGCCGTCATCACCCACAAAGACGACCCGGAGGAAGAGATCTGGTTCCGGTCCGTGGCGGCCCTCGCGAGGAAGTACGATATCCCCGTGCATTCACCTGAATCGGTGTACACGTCCGACTGGATCGAGCGGATACGTTCCTGGACTCCGGACCTCATTCTCTCGTTTTACTACCGGAACATGATCCACGAGGACATCCTGAGCATACCGCGTCTCGGCGCGTTTAACATGCACGGCTCGCTCCTGCCGAAATACCGCGGTCGCGCGCCGATCAATTGGGCTATCCTGAACGGAGAACGGTCTACGGGCGTGACCTTGCATCACATGGTCAAACAAGCCGACGCCGGGGACATCGTGGACCAGGAAGCGGTGCCCATCGGTCCGGAGGACACTGCCCGGGATGTGTTCGGCAAATGCGTCAAGGCCGCGCGTCTTGTGATTGAACGCCAAATCGGGCCGTTGACTTCGGGAACAGCGCAGCGCCGTACGCAGGATGAGTCGCAGGCGACCAAGTTCGTCGGCAGAAAACCGGAAGACGGTCGCATCGACTGGACCCGGAGCGCGGACGAGATATATAATCTGGTCCGTGCCGTCACCCAACCCTATCCCGGAGCGTTCACCATGGTCAACGGTAAGAAGCTCCTGATCTGGTGGGCGACCCCCCGCAAGGACGCGGGAGAGAAACCCGGGACGATCACCTCAAGTGACCCGCTCGTCATAGCGACCGGTTCAGGAAGCCTCGAGGTCGTGAATTATGAGTGGGAGAATGAGGATGAGGGTGAATTGAACGTGCGGCAGGTACTGGGCACATAG
- a CDS encoding bifunctional UDP-4-keto-pentose/UDP-xylose synthase has protein sequence MSLKILILGVNGFIGSSLTEYILKNRGWEIYGMDMGTDKLDQCLGHDRFHFVEGDITINKEWIEYHVKKCDVVLPLVAIATPATYVIDPLRVFELDFEANLDIVRKCVRYKKRVLFPSTSEVYGMCADPAFDENTSNLVLGPINKQRWIYSCSKQLLDRVIHAYGMKEGLKYTLFRPFNWVGPKLDNILEPKEGSSRVLTQFIGNILRGRDILLVDGGAQRRSFTFIDDGIDALVRIIENKDNAADSRIFNIGNPRNDMSVRELAETLIELIKTYPKYAKLAENVKLVTVTSADYYGEGYQDIQTRVPSVKNAEKYLGWKPTTDLKTALRKTLDYHLGRPSSELSE, from the coding sequence ATGAGCCTCAAAATATTGATCCTCGGTGTAAATGGATTTATCGGAAGCAGCCTGACCGAATATATCCTGAAAAACAGGGGCTGGGAAATCTATGGCATGGACATGGGTACTGACAAGCTCGACCAGTGCCTGGGGCATGATCGATTTCATTTCGTCGAGGGCGATATCACCATCAACAAGGAATGGATCGAATATCACGTCAAAAAATGTGACGTGGTTCTGCCTCTCGTAGCCATAGCCACCCCGGCCACCTATGTGATCGATCCTCTTCGCGTGTTCGAGCTGGATTTCGAAGCGAATCTCGATATCGTGCGTAAATGCGTACGCTATAAAAAGCGGGTGCTCTTTCCGTCCACTTCGGAGGTATACGGCATGTGCGCGGATCCGGCATTCGACGAGAATACTTCAAACCTCGTTCTCGGCCCCATCAACAAGCAGCGATGGATCTACTCCTGCTCCAAGCAGCTCCTGGACCGGGTAATCCACGCGTACGGTATGAAAGAAGGTCTGAAGTATACCCTTTTCAGGCCCTTCAACTGGGTCGGCCCCAAGCTCGATAATATCCTGGAACCCAAGGAAGGCAGCTCACGGGTACTTACCCAGTTCATCGGCAATATCCTCCGCGGCAGGGACATACTTCTCGTGGACGGAGGAGCCCAGCGCCGGAGCTTCACCTTCATCGATGACGGTATCGACGCACTGGTCCGCATCATCGAGAACAAGGACAATGCCGCCGACAGCCGCATCTTCAATATCGGCAATCCCAGGAACGATATGTCCGTCAGGGAGCTTGCCGAAACGCTGATCGAGCTCATCAAGACCTATCCGAAATATGCGAAGCTCGCCGAGAACGTCAAGCTCGTCACGGTCACGTCCGCTGACTATTACGGCGAAGGCTACCAGGACATCCAGACCCGTGTGCCTTCCGTTAAGAACGCGGAGAAATACCTGGGCTGGAAACCGACCACGGACCTGAAGACAGCGCTCCGGAAAACGCTGGACTATCACCTCGGCAGGCCGTCAAGCGAGTTGAGCGAATAA
- a CDS encoding polysaccharide deacetylase family protein: MTKPLLAIKIDVDTDRGTRIGVPNLLDLFDEFNIKATFLFSLGPDNTGRAIKRIFRPGFLSKVSRTSVVSTYGIRTLLNGLILPGPHVGRRNEGVMRLARDRGHEVGIHCYDHIRWQDGLAKMDRNEVYEEFGKARKEFERIFGKPAQTAGSAGWQANSFSLEAYDDAHLLYASDARGTHPFSPRVNGVVYKTPQIPTTLPTLDELLGRPEYPEGRIIAHYLALLIPDKLNVLTIHAELEGMKKIALFRTFLEQIKSRRIHIVKLEDYARDLMQDPSFIPVCDLVSWTVDGRSGTLATQQCGQ; the protein is encoded by the coding sequence ATGACCAAACCCCTTCTCGCCATCAAGATCGACGTGGACACCGACCGGGGCACGCGCATCGGCGTGCCCAATCTTTTGGACCTCTTCGACGAGTTCAACATCAAGGCCACGTTCCTCTTCTCGCTCGGCCCCGACAACACCGGCCGCGCGATCAAGCGCATCTTTCGGCCCGGGTTCCTGAGCAAGGTCAGCCGCACCAGCGTGGTTTCCACCTACGGCATCCGCACGCTTCTGAACGGCCTGATTCTGCCCGGCCCGCACGTCGGCAGGCGAAATGAAGGGGTGATGCGTCTTGCGCGCGACAGGGGTCATGAGGTCGGCATCCATTGCTATGATCATATTCGCTGGCAGGATGGCCTCGCGAAGATGGACCGCAACGAGGTCTACGAGGAGTTCGGCAAGGCTCGGAAGGAATTCGAGCGGATCTTCGGAAAACCGGCACAGACTGCCGGTTCGGCAGGCTGGCAGGCAAACAGTTTCAGTCTCGAGGCCTACGACGATGCACACCTGCTATATGCGAGCGATGCGCGCGGGACTCACCCATTTTCCCCGCGCGTAAATGGTGTAGTGTATAAGACACCCCAGATACCGACAACGCTTCCGACGCTGGATGAGTTACTCGGCAGACCTGAATATCCCGAGGGACGCATCATCGCACATTACCTTGCGCTCCTGATACCTGACAAGTTGAACGTACTCACGATCCACGCGGAACTCGAAGGCATGAAGAAGATCGCCCTCTTCCGCACCTTCCTGGAGCAGATCAAATCCCGGCGTATACACATCGTCAAGCTTGAAGATTACGCCCGAGACCTTATGCAGGATCCTTCCTTTATACCGGTATGCGACCTCGTTTCCTGGACGGTCGATGGAAGAAGCGGCACGCTTGCGACCCAACAATGCGGGCAATGA